Proteins encoded within one genomic window of Verrucomicrobiia bacterium:
- the nadC gene encoding carboxylating nicotinate-nucleotide diphosphorylase → MNCTDLVKTAIAEDLGSSEDITTAFFIPKTRQGQARIFTKESAILSGSEPANEVLRQFHLNAHAQWFRNDGDSLEPGQTILQISGSLHALLAAERTLLNFLQHLSGIATLTRRYVEKIAGTRAKILDTRKTLPGWRHLAKAAVKHGGGCNHRFGLYDQVLVKDNHLAALKNGKSDLKSIIQQIRKQNPEIKIEMEAETLEQVAHFTTLPIDIILLDNMPIKILHEAVKQIAGRCQTEASGGITLETVRAIAETGVDFISVGALTHSVKAIDFSMEIL, encoded by the coding sequence ATGAACTGCACAGATTTGGTAAAAACTGCCATTGCAGAAGATTTAGGTTCGAGTGAGGATATCACCACCGCTTTTTTTATTCCTAAAACGAGACAAGGCCAAGCTCGCATTTTCACTAAAGAATCAGCTATCCTCTCTGGTTCAGAACCGGCAAATGAGGTATTGCGTCAATTCCATTTGAATGCTCATGCTCAATGGTTTCGAAACGATGGCGACTCTTTGGAACCAGGCCAAACCATTCTACAAATCAGCGGTTCGCTTCATGCTCTACTTGCTGCAGAGCGAACCTTACTCAATTTTTTACAGCATCTTTCCGGAATCGCTACTCTAACCCGTCGTTACGTGGAAAAAATTGCGGGCACACGCGCCAAAATTCTCGACACACGCAAAACCCTTCCCGGTTGGCGTCATCTGGCAAAAGCCGCCGTAAAACATGGCGGAGGCTGCAACCATCGCTTCGGTTTGTATGATCAAGTATTAGTAAAAGACAATCATCTCGCGGCTTTGAAAAATGGAAAATCGGATTTAAAATCTATCATTCAGCAAATTCGAAAACAAAATCCTGAAATAAAAATTGAAATGGAAGCAGAAACGCTAGAACAAGTCGCTCATTTTACAACCTTGCCCATTGACATCATTTTACTAGATAACATGCCAATAAAAATTTTACACGAAGCTGTTAAACAAATTGCCGGTCGCTGCCAAACCGAAGCTTCGGGAGGCATCACTCTAGAAACAGTTCGCGCCATTGCCGAAACGGGCGTTGATTTTATTTCTGTAGGAGCCTTAACTCACTCTGTTAAAGCGATCGATTTTTCGATGGAAATATTATGA
- the recG gene encoding ATP-dependent DNA helicase RecG, which produces MPIRPSFDTLNTPLIQLPFVGATRSALFEVLDIFTVEDLFFTKPRRYEDRRSHATEVASKPWEDGEWIAIPVRFQSVKMRRLRGGRSIIEVSAKTLSYSSMALQLRWFNVPYLAKQWEGKTVELYVFGKLKQSRNRWVLDMPEWEPIYDDAERQVHMERIVPIYALTHGLSQRVYRSIIFRALKQLDSQYQEWLPMAREGRSWQENLWQLHFPENFVHAEKARKRLAFDEFYVWQSLLALRRHKNKVALGKAIAPSSQFIPKFLTELQFTPTVAQQRVFLEISADLNREHPMNRLLQGDVGSGKTLVAILAILQAVEAGFTAAFMAPTDILANQHFLTLRRLLKGMGLTIGLMTGNKKTQSGDFFKPQIWVGTHALFQEKVRLENLGLIVIDEQHKFGVEQRARLRAKGESPHVLVMTATPIPRTLGLTVYGDLDVSVIDEMPKGRGKMITALRSEEALKKIWDFVCVQCKQGRQVYIVYPAIEEGDEKVLKTVKKQVETLQKQLAPYSVVALHGKLKAQEKELLMEEFREGKISVLVATTVIEVGVDVPNASVMIIENAERFGLAQLHQLRGRIGRGPHTSYCILVSQAKNAESWERLKILEETQDGFKIAEADLQLRGVGDVLGKRQSGVAPFRLGNLVTDWDLIRKAQTFARETVEQDPRLNNSENKELKRRIKNLLQGQRRKWVDQA; this is translated from the coding sequence ATGCCAATACGCCCTAGCTTTGACACACTTAACACGCCTTTGATTCAGTTGCCTTTTGTCGGTGCAACGCGTTCTGCGCTTTTTGAAGTATTGGATATTTTTACGGTAGAAGATCTTTTTTTTACTAAACCAAGGCGTTATGAGGATCGAAGGTCGCATGCAACTGAGGTAGCTAGTAAACCATGGGAAGATGGAGAATGGATTGCTATACCGGTTCGTTTTCAAAGTGTAAAAATGCGACGTTTGCGAGGGGGAAGATCAATTATTGAAGTTTCTGCGAAAACGTTGAGCTATTCTTCGATGGCTTTGCAATTGCGCTGGTTTAATGTTCCTTATTTAGCCAAGCAATGGGAAGGTAAAACTGTTGAGCTCTATGTTTTTGGCAAGTTGAAACAATCTCGAAATCGTTGGGTGCTGGATATGCCGGAGTGGGAACCGATCTATGATGATGCCGAGAGGCAAGTTCATATGGAGCGCATTGTGCCGATTTATGCTTTGACCCATGGTTTGTCGCAACGCGTTTATCGCAGTATTATTTTTCGTGCGTTGAAACAATTGGATTCGCAATATCAGGAATGGTTGCCCATGGCTCGAGAAGGGAGATCGTGGCAGGAAAATCTTTGGCAGCTTCATTTTCCCGAAAATTTTGTGCATGCCGAAAAAGCGCGAAAACGCTTAGCCTTTGACGAATTTTATGTTTGGCAAAGTCTTTTGGCGTTGCGTCGTCATAAGAATAAGGTGGCTTTGGGAAAAGCGATAGCCCCGAGTTCGCAGTTCATCCCCAAGTTTCTTACTGAACTTCAATTTACGCCGACTGTAGCACAGCAACGTGTGTTTTTAGAAATTAGTGCGGATTTGAATCGAGAACATCCCATGAATCGTTTGCTGCAAGGGGATGTGGGTTCTGGGAAAACTTTGGTGGCCATTCTTGCAATTTTGCAAGCGGTAGAGGCGGGATTTACTGCGGCATTCATGGCGCCTACGGATATTCTTGCGAATCAACATTTCTTAACCTTGCGTCGACTTTTGAAAGGAATGGGATTGACGATTGGTTTGATGACAGGAAATAAAAAAACGCAATCAGGCGATTTTTTTAAGCCGCAAATTTGGGTTGGAACGCATGCTTTATTTCAGGAAAAGGTGCGCTTGGAAAATCTGGGATTAATTGTGATTGATGAGCAACATAAATTTGGTGTGGAACAACGCGCTCGTTTGCGTGCGAAAGGAGAATCGCCGCATGTTCTGGTGATGACCGCGACGCCAATACCTCGCACGCTTGGCTTAACTGTGTATGGCGATCTGGATGTTTCGGTGATTGATGAGATGCCGAAAGGTCGTGGTAAAATGATCACAGCATTGCGATCAGAAGAGGCTTTGAAAAAAATTTGGGATTTTGTATGTGTGCAGTGTAAGCAGGGGCGACAAGTTTATATTGTTTATCCGGCGATTGAAGAGGGTGATGAGAAGGTTTTGAAAACGGTTAAAAAACAGGTCGAAACTTTGCAGAAACAATTAGCCCCTTATTCCGTAGTGGCATTGCATGGAAAATTGAAAGCTCAGGAAAAAGAATTGTTAATGGAGGAATTTCGGGAGGGTAAAATTTCGGTTTTAGTTGCTACGACTGTAATTGAGGTGGGCGTGGATGTGCCCAATGCTTCAGTGATGATTATTGAAAATGCGGAACGTTTTGGTTTAGCACAATTGCATCAACTCCGGGGTCGCATTGGACGCGGACCACACACGTCTTATTGTATTTTAGTGAGTCAGGCGAAAAATGCTGAAAGTTGGGAGCGATTAAAAATTTTGGAAGAGACCCAAGATGGTTTTAAAATTGCGGAAGCCGATTTGCAGTTACGAGGAGTAGGGGATGTTTTAGGAAAACGGCAAAGTGGGGTCGCTCCATTTCGATTAGGAAATTTGGTGACGGACTGGGATTTGATTCGTAAAGCGCAAACTTTTGCGCGTGAGACAGTGGAGCAGGATCCCCGGTTGAATAATTCAGAAAATAAAGAATTGAAACGGCGCATTAAAAATTTATTGCAAGGTCAACGTCGTAAATGGGTGGATCAGGCGTGA
- the ptsP gene encoding phosphoenolpyruvate--protein phosphotransferase: protein MAHANSSAEFRVTGLAASPGLAQARLLIIDFDDITIPRYSIEENQITDEIARFNNAIEKTKHQLIDIQKEVRENLGEKDAEIFEAHLLVLEDATLLGATHKQLALKKLNVEAVYHHVIQHYTEALESLKDSYLCERAADVRDVSRRVFQNLTGNHGSLIHAIKEPCIIVAYDLTPSETAQLPRDKVMGFVTYIGSKTSHAAIMARSMDIPAIVGLQESPITLESGMFALLDGTHGVLVINPSPETIAQFGALESRHEAVVQNLEQLRETKAVTLDNRHIMLSANIEILEDLPDILESGAEGIGLFRSEFLFTQSDHLPDEETQYQSYLQAAQSVKPYPIILRTLDIGGDKLMGDYFEEDQNPFLGVRAIRFCLAHPDLFRTQLRAMLRASTEKNVKIMLPMVSGLSEVLQAKTLIEEEKEKLRQQGIPFDEKIELGIMVETPSAALIADILAKEVNFFSIGTNDLIQYSIAIDRGNERLAHLYEPTHPGVLRLIRQIIQAAHENSIWCGLCGEMAGDFILVPLLVGLGVDELSSGAAQVPRVKRVIQSISYEEMKTLAHELLQLTSSSEIINRLDELGRARFPELFE, encoded by the coding sequence ATGGCCCACGCGAACTCCTCAGCTGAATTTCGCGTAACAGGTCTAGCCGCTTCACCCGGCTTAGCTCAAGCGCGTCTTCTTATCATCGACTTCGATGATATTACCATTCCGCGTTACTCTATTGAAGAAAATCAAATTACTGATGAAATTGCTCGATTCAACAACGCCATAGAAAAAACTAAGCATCAACTTATCGATATCCAAAAAGAAGTGCGCGAAAATTTAGGCGAAAAAGATGCTGAAATTTTTGAGGCGCATCTTCTCGTCTTGGAAGATGCCACCCTCTTAGGCGCCACTCACAAACAATTAGCCTTAAAAAAACTCAACGTCGAAGCTGTCTATCATCATGTCATTCAACATTACACCGAAGCTTTGGAATCTTTAAAAGATTCTTACCTTTGCGAACGCGCGGCGGATGTGCGTGATGTTTCGCGTCGCGTTTTTCAGAATCTTACTGGCAATCACGGTTCACTTATTCATGCTATTAAAGAACCTTGCATTATCGTCGCCTACGACCTTACCCCTTCTGAAACCGCTCAATTACCACGCGACAAAGTCATGGGTTTCGTGACCTACATCGGTAGCAAAACTTCTCACGCGGCCATTATGGCTCGATCCATGGATATTCCTGCCATTGTCGGCTTACAAGAATCTCCAATCACCTTGGAAAGCGGCATGTTCGCTTTACTCGATGGCACTCATGGCGTCTTAGTCATTAATCCTTCCCCTGAAACTATCGCCCAATTCGGCGCCTTGGAATCACGACACGAAGCCGTCGTGCAAAATCTCGAGCAACTTCGCGAAACTAAAGCCGTCACGCTCGATAATCGACATATCATGCTTTCCGCAAACATTGAAATCTTAGAGGATTTACCTGACATCTTGGAAAGCGGCGCAGAAGGCATTGGCCTATTTCGATCCGAATTTCTTTTTACTCAATCCGATCATTTACCCGACGAAGAAACGCAATACCAATCTTACCTTCAAGCTGCCCAATCTGTAAAACCCTACCCCATCATCTTGCGCACTTTGGATATTGGCGGCGATAAATTAATGGGCGACTACTTTGAAGAAGATCAAAATCCTTTTTTGGGCGTTCGCGCCATTCGTTTTTGTCTCGCGCACCCCGATTTATTTCGCACGCAACTTCGCGCCATGCTACGCGCCAGCACTGAAAAAAATGTAAAAATCATGCTGCCGATGGTTTCCGGTTTGTCGGAAGTGCTCCAAGCCAAAACTCTCATCGAAGAAGAAAAAGAGAAACTTCGCCAACAAGGCATTCCTTTTGATGAAAAAATTGAGCTTGGCATCATGGTCGAAACCCCTTCCGCCGCTCTGATTGCTGATATTCTCGCCAAGGAAGTCAATTTCTTCAGTATCGGAACCAACGACCTCATCCAATACTCCATCGCTATTGATCGGGGTAATGAACGCTTGGCACATCTCTACGAACCTACACATCCTGGTGTTTTACGATTGATTCGACAAATCATACAAGCCGCTCACGAAAACTCAATTTGGTGCGGCCTCTGCGGTGAAATGGCTGGCGATTTTATTCTTGTTCCACTGCTTGTTGGCTTAGGCGTAGACGAATTAAGCTCAGGCGCCGCCCAAGTGCCTCGTGTCAAACGCGTGATCCAATCCATCTCTTACGAAGAAATGAAAACATTGGCCCATGAACTTTTACAACTCACCTCTTCCAGCGAAATCATCAACCGTCTTGATGAACTGGGTCGAGCTCGATTCCCTGAACTATTCGAATGA
- the lptB gene encoding LPS export ABC transporter ATP-binding protein produces MALLQAKDLQKSYDERKVVNHVDISVDSGEIVGLLGPNGAGKTTSFYMIVGLVAPSGGSVYFKGKDITQIPMHRRARMGMGYLSQEPSVFRKLSVEDNMKAIAETLHVSAKERKDTCDRLLTELGLNHVRRSIAFTLSGGERRRLEIARALITHPTFLLLDEPFSGVDPKAVNDVQDIILDLQKKGLGILITDHNVRETLTVCQRAYLICEGKVEREGTSQFLINDPMSRELYLGPRFSL; encoded by the coding sequence ATGGCACTCTTGCAAGCAAAAGATCTGCAAAAAAGTTACGACGAACGCAAGGTCGTTAATCACGTTGATATTTCCGTAGACTCAGGAGAAATTGTAGGATTACTCGGTCCCAATGGAGCGGGTAAAACTACTAGTTTTTACATGATTGTAGGATTAGTAGCTCCCAGCGGAGGATCAGTTTATTTTAAAGGAAAAGACATCACCCAAATTCCCATGCATCGCCGCGCTAGAATGGGGATGGGTTATCTTTCTCAAGAACCCTCCGTCTTTCGAAAACTTTCCGTTGAAGACAATATGAAAGCCATTGCAGAAACTTTACATGTTTCAGCCAAAGAAAGAAAAGACACCTGCGATCGCCTCTTAACCGAACTCGGTTTAAATCATGTGCGTCGCAGCATAGCTTTCACGTTAAGTGGTGGTGAGCGACGCCGTTTAGAAATCGCTCGCGCTTTAATCACGCACCCTACTTTTCTTTTGTTAGATGAACCTTTCAGTGGAGTGGATCCCAAAGCCGTCAACGATGTTCAAGACATTATCCTAGATTTGCAAAAAAAAGGCTTAGGCATATTAATCACCGACCATAATGTGCGCGAAACGTTAACCGTTTGCCAAAGAGCCTATTTAATTTGTGAAGGAAAAGTCGAACGCGAAGGAACCAGCCAATTTTTAATTAACGATCCCATGAGTCGAGAGCTTTATTTAGGACCTCGTTTTTCACTATAA
- a CDS encoding DoxX family protein, with protein sequence MGEVGAGGGAVKNREFWCSKALQVVQFFLGVVFLLAGVMKLQAPWDLVKAMKAYHLLPEFLLPVLAMGLLIFEVFTGLLLVMGRRVGALAASFLLVIFLGALGSAIYRGIAIECSCFGALNFLGKTAQGMVVRNSLLLAIALGYYWAEWKKKVSTFESN encoded by the coding sequence GTGGGAGAGGTCGGGGCAGGAGGTGGAGCGGTGAAGAATCGGGAATTTTGGTGTTCGAAAGCGCTACAAGTAGTACAATTTTTTTTGGGAGTTGTTTTTTTGTTGGCAGGTGTGATGAAATTGCAAGCGCCTTGGGATTTGGTGAAGGCAATGAAGGCTTATCATTTGTTACCGGAATTTTTATTGCCGGTGTTGGCGATGGGGTTGCTTATTTTTGAAGTTTTTACGGGTTTGTTATTGGTGATGGGGCGACGGGTTGGAGCTTTGGCAGCCAGTTTTTTATTGGTCATTTTTTTGGGGGCTTTGGGATCGGCTATTTATCGGGGAATTGCGATAGAATGCAGTTGTTTTGGCGCGCTCAATTTTTTAGGAAAAACAGCGCAAGGAATGGTGGTGCGCAATAGCTTGTTGTTAGCTATCGCGCTTGGGTATTATTGGGCTGAATGGAAAAAGAAGGTTTCTACTTTCGAATCAAATTAA
- a CDS encoding rhodanese-like domain-containing protein has product MGIRFFFKDCFQVLIMGAVACGLGFASVQVGKRYFPRWHQALVEPIQEKKSLVHEISLTEFLKLMTDQNVVILDARDSGFYQMGHVPGALNLARRQFEEGWKRLNLKVSDLAERKVVVYCSGADCEDSRIVAEKLLGLGVNQVMVFAGGWEMWERSGQEVER; this is encoded by the coding sequence ATGGGAATAAGATTTTTTTTTAAAGATTGTTTTCAGGTTTTAATAATGGGGGCTGTTGCTTGCGGTTTAGGCTTTGCTTCGGTGCAAGTTGGAAAACGTTATTTTCCCCGATGGCATCAAGCGTTGGTTGAACCGATTCAGGAAAAAAAATCGTTGGTTCACGAAATCAGTTTAACAGAATTTTTGAAATTGATGACGGATCAAAACGTGGTGATTTTGGATGCGAGGGATAGTGGATTTTATCAAATGGGGCATGTGCCTGGTGCGTTAAATTTGGCGAGGCGTCAATTTGAGGAAGGTTGGAAAAGGTTAAATCTGAAAGTGTCAGATTTGGCGGAGCGGAAGGTTGTGGTTTATTGTTCTGGAGCGGACTGTGAGGATAGTCGGATTGTTGCGGAAAAGTTATTGGGACTAGGTGTGAATCAGGTTATGGTTTTTGCGGGGGGTTGGGAAATGTGGGAGAGGTCGGGGCAGGAGGTGGAGCGGTGA
- the lptA gene encoding lipopolysaccharide transport periplasmic protein LptA: MKTLKIFRLCLATSIVLLGTVYFFSCYAASSPSTPPNTNGVTEVTSDTMDANLEKNEALFKGHVEVKDPTFRMTADEMTVYFQENTNSIERIHARGNVRIDQKNKKAESQEANYFVKEARIVLTGNPKVHEEGKTLEGKTITFFRNTQKTQVEGRTTLVITDPSFLPKPKSDNNTNQ; encoded by the coding sequence ATGAAAACACTAAAAATATTTCGATTATGTTTAGCCACCAGCATCGTGTTGCTTGGAACAGTTTACTTTTTTTCCTGCTACGCCGCTTCTTCCCCATCCACACCACCTAACACCAATGGTGTCACAGAAGTCACTTCCGATACGATGGATGCCAATTTAGAAAAAAATGAAGCGCTCTTTAAAGGGCATGTAGAGGTCAAAGATCCCACATTTCGCATGACAGCAGACGAAATGACGGTTTATTTTCAAGAAAACACCAATAGCATCGAACGCATTCACGCTCGAGGCAACGTTCGCATCGACCAAAAAAATAAAAAAGCTGAGTCTCAAGAAGCCAATTATTTTGTAAAAGAAGCACGCATCGTTTTAACAGGAAATCCCAAAGTTCATGAAGAAGGAAAAACCTTGGAAGGCAAAACCATCACCTTTTTCCGAAACACACAAAAAACACAAGTAGAAGGACGCACCACCCTCGTCATCACAGACCCCAGTTTTCTTCCTAAACCTAAATCCGATAACAATACCAACCAATAA
- the hprK gene encoding HPr(Ser) kinase/phosphatase — translation MKRRKITVAQFFKNHGRALQLQLVAGEAGLARYIKEGSVNRPGLAFAGFYRYFARNRIQIIGKHETSYLNHLPASQQRSSVKTFFQSEVPCVIFARKLKPPRIFLQEAERHGIPVFVSPQITMRLSNATTILLELDFAPTTSEHGSMVDIQGIGVLIRGKSGVGKSEAVLGLIERGYSLVADDICKIRCFEGRELIGTASDLTRYHMEIRGLGIIDVGTTFGVGSIRYEKRIDFVTTLTEWDEVDEIDRTGLDQKYYEILGIRLPHVIIPVKTGRDVARLIEVAALDAKLKSIGKNAAVDFNEKLLALMKPNPAS, via the coding sequence ATGAAACGACGCAAGATCACGGTCGCCCAATTTTTCAAAAATCATGGTCGCGCCTTACAACTGCAACTTGTTGCGGGCGAAGCTGGGCTTGCTCGCTATATCAAAGAAGGCTCCGTTAATCGCCCGGGATTAGCCTTTGCCGGTTTCTATCGTTATTTTGCTAGAAACCGCATCCAAATTATTGGCAAACACGAAACCTCTTATCTCAACCACTTACCTGCAAGCCAACAACGCTCTAGCGTTAAAACGTTTTTTCAAAGTGAAGTCCCCTGCGTCATTTTCGCTAGAAAACTAAAGCCCCCACGCATCTTTCTACAAGAAGCCGAACGCCATGGAATTCCCGTTTTTGTCTCCCCACAAATCACCATGCGCCTATCCAATGCAACCACTATTCTTCTAGAACTCGACTTTGCTCCCACTACCAGCGAACACGGTAGCATGGTCGATATTCAAGGCATTGGGGTCTTAATTCGTGGAAAAAGTGGCGTGGGAAAAAGTGAAGCCGTTTTGGGATTAATCGAACGCGGTTACAGCCTCGTCGCTGATGATATTTGCAAAATTCGCTGCTTTGAAGGACGCGAATTAATTGGAACCGCCTCGGATCTCACCCGTTATCACATGGAAATTCGCGGCCTTGGCATCATTGATGTCGGCACAACTTTTGGCGTCGGCAGCATTCGTTATGAAAAACGCATCGACTTTGTCACCACATTAACCGAGTGGGACGAGGTTGATGAAATTGACCGCACCGGTCTCGATCAAAAATATTACGAAATTCTTGGCATTCGCTTGCCACATGTCATAATACCGGTGAAAACTGGTAGAGACGTAGCCCGACTTATTGAAGTTGCCGCACTCGACGCCAAATTAAAAAGTATTGGAAAAAATGCTGCTGTTGACTTTAATGAAAAATTGTTAGCTTTAATGAAACCGAATCCAGCCTCATGA
- a CDS encoding HPr family phosphocarrier protein: protein MNKTSSTEKKTAREFTILNKLGVHARPAAMFVKTANRFPCDILVEKDGEEVNGKSIMGLMMLAAGCGSKIRVTALGQAAQDALDELEQLIINKFDED, encoded by the coding sequence ATGAACAAAACCTCCTCCACAGAAAAAAAGACCGCTCGCGAATTTACTATTCTTAACAAACTCGGCGTGCATGCTCGACCCGCCGCCATGTTCGTTAAAACAGCAAACCGATTCCCTTGCGATATTTTAGTCGAAAAAGATGGCGAAGAAGTCAACGGCAAAAGCATCATGGGCCTCATGATGTTGGCAGCAGGTTGCGGTTCAAAAATTCGGGTAACAGCCTTGGGACAAGCAGCCCAAGATGCTTTAGATGAACTTGAACAACTCATCATCAATAAATTCGACGAAGATTAG
- a CDS encoding biotin--[acetyl-CoA-carboxylase] ligase: MKPASLILRQLRSSPTQTWHEDSLAHQLALSPEMVRQEIHALQQGGFPIVEEPFYGYRLLHSPDLLIAENIESYLPENIAIPWRCLVYRETTSTNDRVNQLIEQSEKEGLALFAESQTQGRGRLQRVWESQAGVGLWFSLLLRPYWSIAWTNRLTVIAAAAVVKGLEKLSNEKFQIKWPNDIFLRDKKLGGILTETKVNGNQIYSAVIGIGLNINHTLENFSENIKPLATSLSQATGQHWIRAEIAGAILTQFSRLYTGNFEESQTLWQERCLTLKRDVIVQTATGKIEGRAETIAEDGCLMIRDNNGYLQWVNSGEIINT, encoded by the coding sequence ATGAAACCGGCTTCTCTCATTCTTCGTCAACTGCGCTCTTCACCCACTCAAACATGGCATGAAGACTCCCTAGCTCATCAACTTGCTCTCTCGCCTGAAATGGTGCGTCAAGAAATCCACGCCTTACAACAAGGCGGCTTTCCCATCGTCGAAGAACCTTTTTATGGCTATCGTTTACTCCATTCCCCAGACCTACTTATCGCCGAAAATATAGAATCTTACCTGCCAGAAAACATTGCCATTCCTTGGCGTTGCCTCGTCTATCGCGAAACCACATCGACCAATGATCGCGTCAATCAACTTATTGAACAAAGTGAAAAAGAAGGTCTTGCTCTTTTCGCCGAATCCCAAACTCAAGGTCGCGGTCGCTTACAGCGCGTTTGGGAATCCCAAGCCGGTGTGGGACTCTGGTTTTCATTACTTCTCAGACCTTACTGGAGCATCGCTTGGACCAATCGTTTAACCGTTATCGCCGCTGCTGCTGTGGTTAAAGGATTGGAAAAACTAAGCAACGAAAAATTTCAAATCAAATGGCCTAATGATATTTTTCTTCGTGACAAAAAATTAGGAGGCATCCTTACCGAAACCAAAGTCAACGGCAACCAAATCTATTCCGCGGTGATTGGTATCGGTCTCAACATCAACCACACTCTAGAAAACTTTTCAGAAAATATAAAACCTCTCGCCACTTCCTTATCGCAAGCCACCGGACAACACTGGATTCGCGCCGAAATTGCCGGCGCTATTCTCACCCAATTTTCTAGACTCTACACCGGTAATTTTGAAGAGAGCCAAACTTTATGGCAAGAGCGTTGCTTGACCTTAAAACGCGATGTCATCGTCCAAACCGCTACAGGAAAAATCGAAGGCCGCGCAGAAACCATTGCGGAAGATGGTTGCCTCATGATTCGCGATAACAACGGCTACTTGCAATGGGTTAATTCTGGCGAAATCATTAACACGTGA
- a CDS encoding 5'-methylthioadenosine/S-adenosylhomocysteine nucleosidase → MKLALILSVGLFLSWRIWADEIAVFYALERDWDQIKAQAQSVNGATKVGNRSIETVRLGAHQVYGVKMGAGVVESAISAQALLSRFRCDLAISLGPIGALLDDLKVGQWCLVTNVVAYQKGTQTGSAFQRGERAEFVLPFPSWVKEMVLENELKKITVASGEAFIASERFRNELRDSTQAQAVDMNLFGLLSVLESYAVPHVALRVVSDKADDAASEDFKKFVERYKGEGGDRVVQLITNLPPNPNSPDSYPSLKKLLNAK, encoded by the coding sequence GTGAAATTAGCGCTTATTCTAAGTGTTGGATTATTTTTAAGTTGGCGGATTTGGGCGGATGAGATTGCGGTGTTTTATGCTTTGGAACGGGATTGGGATCAAATCAAGGCGCAGGCTCAATCGGTAAACGGTGCGACTAAAGTGGGGAATCGATCGATTGAAACGGTGCGGCTGGGAGCGCATCAGGTTTACGGTGTGAAAATGGGTGCGGGGGTGGTGGAGAGCGCGATTTCTGCGCAGGCGTTGTTGAGTCGGTTTCGTTGCGATTTGGCGATTTCGTTGGGTCCGATTGGGGCGTTGTTGGACGATTTGAAGGTGGGGCAATGGTGTTTGGTGACGAATGTGGTGGCTTATCAAAAAGGGACTCAAACGGGTTCGGCATTTCAACGAGGCGAGCGAGCAGAGTTTGTTTTGCCTTTTCCGAGTTGGGTGAAAGAAATGGTTTTGGAAAATGAATTGAAAAAAATTACGGTGGCTTCGGGTGAAGCGTTTATTGCTTCGGAACGGTTTAGAAATGAGTTGCGTGATAGCACGCAAGCGCAAGCCGTGGATATGAATTTATTTGGTTTGTTGTCGGTGTTGGAGAGTTATGCTGTGCCACATGTTGCGTTGCGGGTGGTTAGTGACAAGGCGGATGATGCAGCGAGTGAAGATTTTAAAAAATTTGTTGAAAGATATAAGGGAGAAGGAGGGGATCGTGTGGTGCAGTTGATTACGAATTTGCCTCCGAATCCGAATTCGCCTGATTCTTATCCTTCTCTTAAGAAACTGTTAAATGCGAAGTAA